One part of the Vicia villosa cultivar HV-30 ecotype Madison, WI unplaced genomic scaffold, Vvil1.0 ctg.000189F_1_1, whole genome shotgun sequence genome encodes these proteins:
- the LOC131625114 gene encoding transcription factor JUNGBRUNNEN 1-like → MNIQHLQDDDDDDVPLPGFRFHPTDQELVTFYLRRKLDNKPISIDLIKQVDIYKYDPWDLPKSSVHGAEKEGYFFCKRGRKYKNSIRPNRVTGSGFWKATGIDKAIYSNGGEGNDCVGLKKTLVYYRGSAGKGAKTDWMMHEFRLPSDIATSADRDRDKKDNDFSHEEIWTLCRIFKRNIPPKKQQIPEVKPLANKRQSQIIHEKSSRLNNMEFGANQQTYINFGASHEHRPINEHSSINNYTSIDRMNQFHVDQLSSSSVAHQPQQNSVTQSSNYWVNEAANELLSFDNWDELGSVVKFSVDSPSL, encoded by the exons ATGAATATTCAACATttacaagatgatgatgatgatgatgttccaCTTCCTGGATTCAGATTCCATCCTACTGATCAAGAACTTGTCACCTTTTATCTTCGACGAAAACTCGACAACAAACCTATTTCTATTGACCTCATCAAACAAGTTGATATCTACAAATATGATCCTTGGGATCTTCCAA AATCTAGTGTACATGGAGCAGAAAAAGAGGGTTATTTTTTTTGCAAAAGAGGGAGAAAATATAAGAACAGTATTAGGCCAAATAGAGTAACTGGATCTGGATTCTGGAAAGCAACAGGAATAGACAAAGCAATATACTCAAATGGAGGAGAAGGAAATGATTGCGTTGGACTCAAGAAAACACTTGTTTACTACCGCGGTAGCGCTGGTAAGGGCGCCAAAACCGATTGGATGATGCACGAGTTTCGTCTTCCGTCTGATATTGCTACCAGCGCAGATCGTGACCGCGATAAGAAGGATAATGATTTTTCTCATGAA GAAATTTGGACATTATGTAGGATTTTCAAAAGAAATATACCGCCGAAGAAGCAACAAATACCTGAGGTGAAGCCATTGGCGAACAAGCGTCAGAGTCAGATCATTCATGAAAAGAGTAGTAGATTAAACAATATGGAGTTCGGCGCAAATCAACAAACATATATCAATTTTGGTGCAAGCCACGAGCATCGGCCTATTAATGAACACAGTTCGATCAACAACTATACGAGCATTGATCGAATGAATCAGTTTCATGTAGATCAGTTGAGCTCTTCTTCCGTGGCGCATCAACCTCAACAAAATAGTGTAACGCAATCTTCGAATTATTGGGTTAATGAGGCTGCTAATGAGTTATTATCCTTTGATAATTGGGATGAGCTTGGATCAGTTGTGAAGTTTTCTGTTGATTCACCTAGTTTGTAA